The following are from one region of the Bdellovibrionales bacterium genome:
- a CDS encoding serine hydroxymethyltransferase, with product MQKHLQSVDPQIFNAIEKEFERQRFGLEMIASENYTSPAVMEAQGSVLTNKYAEGYPGKRYYGGCEYVDVVETLAIERACQLFGAAAANVQPHAGSQANMAVYLAELKAGDTVLGMDLSHGGHLTHGSPVNFSGILFNIVSYGLDPETHLINYDALMAKAKETRPKMIIAGYSAYPRILDFQRFREIADAVGAKLLVDMAHFAGLVAGGAHPNPVPYADYVTTTTHKTLRGPRGGLILTTEENIKKVNSKIFPGIQGGPLEHVIAAKAVAFQEALKPDFKVYAKNIIVNAKTLAEGLLSEGFNLVTGGTDNHLLLLDLTAQNITGKDAENVLDRAGITVNKNTVPNEKRSPFVTSGVRIGTPALTTRNMGPQEMKKVARWISTVLKNPADESVIQKTRNEVRELCEQFPIYS from the coding sequence ATGCAAAAGCATTTACAGTCCGTTGATCCCCAAATTTTTAACGCTATCGAAAAAGAGTTTGAGCGCCAGCGCTTCGGTCTTGAGATGATCGCCTCTGAAAACTACACCTCGCCGGCCGTGATGGAGGCGCAAGGCTCGGTCCTCACCAATAAGTACGCCGAGGGATATCCGGGAAAAAGATATTACGGCGGTTGTGAGTATGTGGATGTGGTAGAAACATTAGCGATTGAACGCGCGTGCCAGTTGTTCGGTGCGGCTGCGGCCAACGTCCAGCCTCACGCAGGATCTCAAGCAAATATGGCGGTTTACCTCGCCGAACTTAAAGCGGGAGATACAGTTTTGGGAATGGATCTTTCTCATGGAGGTCATTTAACCCACGGTTCTCCGGTGAACTTTAGCGGAATTTTATTTAACATCGTTTCTTACGGATTAGATCCCGAAACTCATCTCATTAATTACGATGCCTTAATGGCGAAAGCTAAAGAAACGCGTCCAAAGATGATCATTGCGGGTTACAGCGCTTATCCGCGCATTTTAGACTTTCAACGCTTCCGCGAGATTGCCGATGCCGTCGGTGCAAAACTTCTTGTCGACATGGCCCACTTCGCAGGGCTCGTGGCCGGAGGCGCTCATCCCAATCCGGTGCCCTACGCGGACTACGTGACGACGACCACCCATAAAACTTTGCGGGGACCCCGCGGAGGATTGATTCTCACCACCGAAGAGAACATTAAAAAAGTAAACAGCAAGATTTTTCCCGGCATTCAAGGTGGACCTCTCGAACACGTTATCGCTGCTAAAGCTGTGGCTTTTCAAGAGGCCTTAAAGCCTGACTTTAAGGTTTATGCGAAAAACATTATCGTAAATGCGAAAACTCTGGCCGAGGGTCTTCTCTCTGAAGGGTTTAATTTAGTCACTGGGGGGACGGACAACCACTTGCTTCTCCTCGATCTGACGGCGCAAAATATTACAGGTAAAGATGCGGAGAATGTTCTCGATCGCGCGGGCATTACGGTGAATAAAAACACCGTGCCCAATGAAAAGCGCAGTCCCTTTGTGACGAGCGGCGTGCGCATCGGAACACCGGCATTGACGACGAGAAATATGGGGCCACAGGAAATGAAAAAAGTGGCTCGCTGGATTTCCACCGTACTTAAGAATCCAGCCGATGAAAGTGTCATTCAGAAAACCAGAAACGAAGTGAGAGAGCTTTGCGAGCAGTTTCCAATTTATTCTTAA
- a CDS encoding M23 family metallopeptidase, which produces MRAVSNLFLKFVFLGAVVTFTACATRNSQEEVVPDTVEDAAVDSSAMNFQFPLKTFKRLGRGFKKKHKGIDISADKNTPILASESGWVTYAGRRFKGFGKLVIIEHSKVWATFYGHLNTYAVEQGKWVNKGDVIGYVGSTGRSTGYHLHFEIRRSHVPIDPMIYFYNDNLKIGSN; this is translated from the coding sequence TTGCGAGCAGTTTCCAATTTATTCTTAAAATTCGTTTTTCTTGGCGCCGTGGTGACGTTCACGGCGTGCGCCACTCGCAATTCGCAAGAGGAAGTAGTTCCGGATACCGTCGAGGACGCGGCCGTCGACAGCTCGGCGATGAATTTTCAGTTCCCTCTGAAAACCTTCAAACGTTTAGGTCGAGGATTTAAAAAGAAACACAAGGGCATTGATATCAGTGCGGACAAAAACACACCCATCCTTGCGTCGGAATCCGGATGGGTGACGTATGCAGGCCGACGCTTCAAAGGCTTTGGAAAATTGGTCATTATTGAGCACAGTAAGGTCTGGGCAACCTTTTATGGGCATCTTAATACCTACGCGGTCGAGCAAGGCAAGTGGGTGAATAAAGGCGATGTGATCGGTTATGTGGGAAGCACGGGTCGCTCCACCGGCTATCACCTGCATTTCGAAATACGCCGGAGTCATGTCCCGATCGATCCGATGATTTACTTTTACAACGATAATCTTAAGATTGGTTCCAATTAA
- a CDS encoding HTTM domain-containing protein, translated as MNTSVLKSAWQDISLIDWRSLILFRIVFGLVVLVDIYTKFIGTTDFFTDIGVLPRIVAIEKSEWWAWSFHFSSGSHWFMYLSFLVGALLAFCVMIGYQTRLSIFLLWIFVVSLHNRNPVILHSGDNLIRVMLFWMMFLPTEAYVSLDDIYQRSLGEGIFRPQEKGVTSLASFSILLQLLLVYFCTGLLKNHPEWNRDYTALYYALNLDHFTTSLAPYLLHFPGLLKFLTFCTYHLEVLGPVLLIVPGIQSWVRCFIPFLFMGFHVGLILLMNLGMFPWTCIACWTLFIPHRIWSLVPAAAASMVSLLELFFDFILRFLPPPFLWRGSTFRHVILQIVLLFSIVSAVSWNIASFPRFPYHVPVAMERWLLIVRLDQYWSMFSPFPMRSDGWFVMDGRLKNGEKIDLWNQTNEPHWNKPKNISDTFRTTYWRKYMTNAWMESSPRETRLAFGRYLCRVRNDFNDRPESEKLKDYQLFFMRENTPAPGETGVVEKVLVWTHNCFSKSDNLESNNPYDDDPEASSLEKNSRQ; from the coding sequence GTGAACACATCAGTTTTAAAATCAGCATGGCAAGATATCTCTCTCATCGATTGGCGAAGTCTTATACTTTTTCGCATCGTCTTCGGACTTGTCGTTCTGGTCGACATCTATACAAAGTTCATCGGAACGACTGATTTTTTTACCGACATCGGCGTGCTTCCTCGAATTGTCGCCATCGAAAAGAGTGAGTGGTGGGCATGGTCCTTTCACTTCTCGAGCGGCAGCCATTGGTTTATGTATCTTAGCTTCCTTGTGGGGGCTTTACTCGCTTTTTGCGTGATGATTGGCTATCAAACACGCCTTTCGATATTTCTTTTGTGGATCTTTGTTGTTTCTTTACATAATCGCAATCCTGTTATTCTGCACTCGGGTGATAATCTTATTCGAGTGATGCTGTTCTGGATGATGTTTTTACCGACCGAAGCCTACGTCTCCTTAGATGATATTTATCAGCGAAGCTTAGGGGAGGGGATTTTTCGACCTCAAGAAAAGGGTGTGACTTCGCTCGCCTCGTTTTCGATTCTACTTCAACTTCTTTTAGTTTATTTTTGTACGGGACTCTTAAAAAATCACCCCGAGTGGAACAGAGATTACACCGCTCTTTATTATGCACTCAACCTCGATCATTTTACGACGTCATTGGCGCCGTATCTTTTGCACTTCCCCGGACTCCTCAAATTTTTAACTTTCTGCACTTATCATTTAGAAGTCTTGGGACCGGTACTGCTCATTGTGCCGGGAATTCAGAGTTGGGTTCGATGTTTTATACCTTTTTTATTTATGGGATTTCATGTCGGCTTGATTCTCCTTATGAACTTAGGGATGTTTCCGTGGACATGTATCGCCTGTTGGACTCTGTTCATACCTCATCGCATCTGGAGCCTCGTGCCCGCGGCGGCCGCCTCAATGGTGTCTTTACTTGAGCTCTTTTTTGATTTTATACTTCGGTTCCTTCCTCCACCGTTTCTCTGGCGGGGATCTACATTTCGCCACGTGATCTTACAAATTGTACTGTTGTTTTCTATCGTCTCCGCGGTCAGTTGGAATATTGCAAGCTTTCCTCGATTTCCGTATCACGTGCCGGTCGCCATGGAGCGCTGGCTTCTGATTGTCCGATTGGATCAGTACTGGAGTATGTTCTCTCCATTTCCGATGAGAAGTGACGGTTGGTTTGTAATGGACGGGCGTCTAAAAAATGGCGAGAAAATTGATCTATGGAATCAAACGAACGAGCCTCACTGGAACAAACCTAAAAACATCTCCGACACTTTCCGCACCACTTACTGGCGAAAGTACATGACCAACGCTTGGATGGAGAGTAGTCCGCGAGAAACTCGCCTGGCGTTTGGCCGATATTTGTGTCGAGTTCGTAATGACTTTAATGACCGACCTGAGAGTGAAAAACTCAAAGACTATCAATTATTCTTTATGCGTGAAAATACCCCCGCCCCCGGCGAGACGGGAGTCGTAGAAAAAGTATTAGTTTGGACCCACAACTGCTTTTCGAAAAGTGATAACCTCGAGAGCAATAACCCCTACGACGACGACCCCGAGGCGTCCTCCTTGGAAAAAAATTCTCGACAATAA
- a CDS encoding RNA pseudouridine synthase, producing the protein MSLQSMPSLIPLLLRNENFIAVDKPPGLSIHNTEDSQNLISVLEQQLKTKSLLPVHRLDKETSGVQILAFNSATAQKLAKEFEQRAVRKIYHGVTRGIVQPSEGVWDSPLTDKAEGRKAPAGHPSARVPCLTEYKVLRSSAYFSLCEFDLKTGRQHQIRKHAALSKHALVGDDRYGDPKYNLRMVGIYKCNRMFLHSSQLEFLDFKIEAPLPPEFAALLDPS; encoded by the coding sequence TTGTCTCTACAAAGCATGCCGTCGTTAATTCCACTTTTGCTCCGGAACGAAAACTTCATCGCCGTGGATAAGCCGCCAGGGCTATCTATTCATAACACAGAAGACTCGCAGAATCTTATCAGCGTGCTCGAGCAGCAACTCAAAACAAAATCGCTACTCCCCGTGCATCGCTTAGACAAGGAAACCAGCGGTGTTCAAATTCTTGCGTTCAATTCAGCGACAGCTCAAAAGTTAGCCAAAGAGTTTGAACAACGAGCAGTACGAAAAATTTATCATGGAGTTACGAGAGGAATTGTTCAGCCCAGCGAAGGCGTATGGGATTCTCCCTTGACGGATAAAGCTGAAGGACGAAAAGCCCCAGCGGGTCACCCTTCGGCCCGGGTACCTTGCCTTACAGAATATAAAGTTCTCAGATCTTCGGCTTATTTTAGTCTGTGTGAATTTGATTTAAAAACGGGACGTCAGCACCAGATTCGAAAACATGCCGCTCTCTCTAAACATGCTTTGGTCGGTGATGATCGTTACGGCGACCCAAAGTACAATCTACGTATGGTGGGCATTTATAAGTGCAACAGAATGTTTTTACATAGTTCCCAACTGGAATTTCTCGACTTTAAGATCGAAGCCCCCTTACCGCCCGAATTTGCAGCGCTCTTAGACCCTAGTTAG
- a CDS encoding AAA family ATPase, translating to MLNTPKSKHLEPKSPTGVPGLDEVLRGGLPSNQLYLIQGKPGTGKTTLALMFLIEGAARKEKVLYVTFSETKQELEAVAHSHGWDLSHVEILELSAINLSMGESRKNTLFHNSEIELEQTINLLLERIKTVNPQRIVFDSVSELRLLSDSSLKYRRQMLSFKEFFINRGSTVLFLDDMSTEAGDMHVQSIVHGVLLLEKIRAGYGVERRQFHIAKLRGVNFRAGTHDYIIARGGVQIFPRLVSGEYKKAFDDETISTGVPELDKLLGGGLDCGTSNLLLGPAGTGKSTIAIQCAYAAAQQGKKAAVFSFEEAGHNLIARAKALNIDIQKYIDSGHILLRKIDPAEMTPGQFTSLLRGTNSVNKTDMVIIDSLNGYIHAMPEQQFLILQLHELLSYLSNKGVITIMVLAQAGIMGTMQTPLDLTYIADSVILTRYFEAFGSMKKAISVTKKRTGFHEPTLREFKFDPSGIKVGKVLSEFRGIFTGTPHFLGDYSEIMDDHELEPEGTAVE from the coding sequence ATGTTAAACACACCAAAAAGTAAGCATCTGGAACCCAAGTCACCAACAGGTGTGCCCGGGCTCGACGAAGTTTTACGTGGGGGACTTCCCTCCAACCAACTTTACCTCATCCAAGGAAAGCCCGGCACCGGAAAGACCACTTTGGCCCTGATGTTTTTAATTGAGGGGGCTGCGCGAAAAGAAAAAGTCCTCTACGTCACTTTCTCCGAAACGAAACAAGAGCTTGAGGCGGTCGCCCATTCCCACGGATGGGATTTAAGCCATGTGGAAATTCTCGAACTTTCGGCGATCAATCTCTCCATGGGGGAATCTCGCAAAAATACTCTGTTTCACAATTCTGAAATCGAACTTGAACAAACGATCAATTTACTTTTAGAACGAATAAAAACAGTCAATCCTCAGCGAATCGTCTTTGATTCGGTGTCGGAATTAAGATTGCTCTCTGACAGCTCGCTGAAGTATCGCCGGCAGATGCTCTCTTTTAAAGAGTTTTTTATCAACCGCGGATCTACCGTTTTATTTCTTGATGATATGAGCACCGAGGCTGGAGATATGCACGTTCAGAGTATCGTTCACGGCGTCCTACTTCTTGAAAAAATTCGCGCCGGGTACGGTGTTGAACGTCGCCAGTTTCACATTGCAAAACTGAGAGGTGTAAACTTTCGAGCAGGGACTCATGACTACATCATCGCTCGAGGCGGAGTCCAAATCTTTCCTCGTTTGGTTTCCGGAGAATATAAAAAGGCCTTCGATGACGAGACGATTTCCACGGGCGTTCCCGAGCTGGACAAACTCTTAGGCGGTGGCCTTGACTGCGGAACTAGTAACCTTTTGCTCGGACCCGCCGGCACAGGGAAGTCGACCATCGCCATTCAATGCGCGTACGCGGCGGCTCAACAAGGCAAAAAAGCCGCCGTATTTAGTTTTGAAGAGGCCGGGCACAATCTGATCGCCCGTGCGAAGGCGCTCAATATCGATATCCAAAAATATATCGATTCCGGCCACATTCTTTTGCGAAAAATTGATCCTGCGGAAATGACTCCAGGTCAATTTACGTCTTTGTTGCGGGGAACTAATTCGGTCAATAAAACCGATATGGTTATTATTGACAGTCTTAACGGCTACATCCATGCGATGCCCGAGCAGCAATTCTTGATTCTTCAACTTCACGAACTTCTGTCTTACCTGAGTAACAAAGGCGTGATCACGATCATGGTTCTCGCCCAGGCGGGAATAATGGGGACGATGCAGACTCCGCTCGACCTCACTTATATCGCCGATTCTGTGATATTGACTCGCTACTTCGAAGCCTTTGGGAGCATGAAGAAGGCGATCTCAGTCACCAAAAAGCGAACCGGCTTTCACGAGCCTACATTGCGTGAGTTTAAATTTGATCCGAGCGGAATTAAGGTGGGCAAAGTTTTAAGTGAGTTCCGCGGAATTTTTACGGGCACTCCTCACTTTCTTGGCGATTATTCAGAAATTATGGACGATCACGAGCTCGAACCAGAAGGGACAGCGGTCGAATGA
- a CDS encoding response regulator, whose protein sequence is MITSVSAETILILSPTFNDAAVAVEVLEKAGFSAVACRNMTELCDKIRTQTWGAAIISEEALTIEGMKALQSVLDTQETWSDLPILLLTNADVVRASQVFAKSGNISLLERPFSRLTFIRSAEVALRARRKQYEVRQLLSALNKSKEDAENANQAKTQFLANMSHEIRTPIGAIIGFTEIMKDTQSSEEENAKFMGIIHRNSQHLLRLIDDILDLSKVEAGKMAIEQVEFSFTEFLLEFKSYFAFKAAEKNIQFDCKIIGAIPEKLNTDPVRLKQILANVVGNAIKFTHVGGVTLFVEFQFPHLVFTVQDTGVGISPEQAIKLFQPFSQADSSTTRKFGGTGLGLVLSRKLAQLLGGELVLEQSAPDQGATFVIRVSPHLPENVKLTQELSTNDSNAPTEMPVKMLNGMKILIAEDSVDNQELFSWYLQTTGAHIELVSDGAQAVDTATSKSFDVVLMDIQMPEKDGHQATRELRKSHFTKPIIALTAHAMNDERIRCFESGFTDFLTKPISRDRLLQVLYRYRML, encoded by the coding sequence ATGATCACTTCGGTGAGTGCAGAAACAATACTCATCCTCTCGCCCACATTTAATGATGCGGCGGTGGCCGTAGAGGTTCTCGAAAAAGCGGGATTCTCGGCCGTGGCTTGCCGTAATATGACTGAGCTCTGTGATAAAATTCGGACGCAGACTTGGGGAGCTGCCATCATTTCCGAGGAAGCTCTCACCATTGAAGGAATGAAGGCCCTACAGTCCGTGCTCGACACTCAAGAGACGTGGTCGGACTTGCCAATTCTACTTCTCACCAACGCGGATGTGGTAAGAGCCTCCCAGGTTTTTGCGAAGAGCGGGAATATATCTCTTCTAGAGCGCCCCTTCTCACGTCTCACCTTTATTCGCTCAGCGGAAGTCGCATTGAGAGCGCGCCGCAAACAGTATGAAGTTCGTCAGCTCCTTTCAGCACTTAATAAGTCCAAGGAGGATGCGGAGAATGCCAATCAGGCAAAAACACAGTTTCTCGCCAACATGTCTCATGAAATCCGCACTCCCATTGGGGCCATCATCGGGTTCACCGAAATCATGAAGGATACGCAGAGTTCAGAGGAAGAGAATGCCAAGTTTATGGGAATTATTCATCGCAATTCCCAGCACTTATTACGATTGATCGATGACATTCTCGATCTCTCAAAAGTCGAAGCGGGGAAGATGGCTATCGAGCAAGTAGAGTTTTCGTTTACAGAATTCCTGTTAGAGTTTAAATCTTATTTTGCCTTCAAGGCGGCAGAAAAGAATATTCAATTTGACTGTAAAATCATTGGGGCTATCCCGGAGAAACTCAACACAGATCCTGTCCGACTCAAGCAAATTCTCGCAAACGTCGTCGGTAACGCCATCAAGTTCACCCATGTGGGCGGAGTCACTCTATTTGTCGAATTTCAGTTCCCTCACCTCGTGTTTACGGTGCAGGACACGGGTGTTGGCATTAGTCCTGAGCAAGCGATCAAGTTATTTCAACCCTTTTCTCAAGCCGACTCGTCGACCACTCGAAAGTTTGGTGGAACGGGTCTTGGCCTGGTTCTCTCGCGCAAACTCGCTCAACTTCTGGGGGGTGAGCTAGTTCTAGAGCAGTCAGCACCAGACCAAGGCGCCACTTTTGTCATCCGGGTCTCTCCCCATCTCCCAGAGAACGTCAAGCTCACCCAGGAGCTGAGCACTAACGACTCGAACGCTCCCACAGAGATGCCGGTCAAGATGCTCAATGGAATGAAGATTCTCATCGCGGAAGATTCGGTCGATAACCAGGAGCTGTTCTCATGGTATTTACAAACCACGGGGGCTCACATCGAGCTCGTTTCCGACGGCGCTCAAGCAGTGGACACGGCCACGTCTAAATCGTTTGATGTGGTTCTTATGGATATCCAAATGCCAGAGAAAGATGGACATCAAGCCACGCGCGAATTGCGAAAATCACATTTCACGAAGCCCATTATCGCTCTCACGGCTCATGCCATGAACGACGAGCGGATTCGTTGCTTTGAATCGGGATTTACAGATTTCTTAACAAAACCCATCAGTCGAGATCGACTTCTCCAAGTGTTATACCGTTACAGAATGCTCTAG
- a CDS encoding transporter, giving the protein MILFSFFSLFFAISLGHGQQATVTANVEPPAPPKYVLSYDTMNYSLEGSQAANTNIYQFGNANINVHLLGATWLASPRWTFVALVPYLETTIETIYEPTTAGANLKLRDQVSGLGDLRLMAISPLWTNGRHTWTYDIGGTAPTGSVDKYFSSVPTQRASYNMQTGSGTVDVIAGLSYTYAPRPEWVSTLRGQGTARMGRNNNDYSLGDDVQLRASTGYQLGPYLNLGGLFNYRLRAPVSGRDGKYELFNNYASPTDPSIQGNGHQFYRGTQINWDLNAVTKVTIPFRKNVIAAMELGIPVTQKFINRDDVDLNVNYWVSGSVKTVF; this is encoded by the coding sequence ATGATTCTATTTAGCTTTTTCTCATTATTTTTTGCAATATCTTTGGGACACGGGCAACAGGCCACTGTGACCGCAAACGTTGAGCCCCCAGCGCCTCCCAAGTATGTCCTCTCGTACGATACAATGAATTACTCTCTTGAGGGATCCCAAGCGGCGAACACCAACATCTATCAATTTGGTAACGCCAATATTAACGTGCATTTGCTCGGGGCCACCTGGCTCGCTAGCCCCAGATGGACCTTTGTGGCTCTTGTCCCTTATCTAGAGACAACCATCGAAACGATCTACGAGCCAACAACTGCCGGCGCAAATCTGAAACTTCGAGATCAAGTGAGTGGGTTAGGGGATTTGCGATTGATGGCCATCAGTCCTTTGTGGACCAATGGGAGGCACACGTGGACTTACGATATCGGTGGAACCGCACCCACAGGGAGTGTAGATAAATATTTTAGTTCGGTGCCCACGCAGAGAGCCTCTTACAACATGCAGACCGGATCAGGAACGGTTGATGTGATCGCCGGATTGAGTTACACCTACGCACCCCGACCCGAATGGGTCTCTACATTGCGAGGACAGGGAACCGCTCGTATGGGACGAAATAATAACGATTACTCACTCGGAGATGATGTGCAATTGAGAGCTTCCACCGGTTACCAGTTGGGGCCTTATTTGAATTTGGGCGGACTTTTCAACTACAGGCTTCGCGCACCTGTCAGTGGGCGAGATGGTAAGTACGAACTTTTTAACAATTACGCGTCTCCGACAGATCCGAGCATTCAAGGAAATGGTCACCAATTCTATCGGGGCACCCAAATCAACTGGGATTTAAATGCCGTGACTAAAGTCACGATCCCATTTCGAAAAAACGTGATCGCAGCCATGGAACTAGGAATACCCGTCACGCAAAAATTTATTAATCGCGACGACGTGGACTTAAATGTCAATTATTGGGTCTCCGGCTCCGTGAAAACAGTATTCTAG
- the lipB gene encoding lipoyl(octanoyl) transferase LipB: MQIPAQFHEFNPPRFLWLGTVDYSVAMELQQSYLKAENADQLPIILGLEHPSVITLGVRGSADDVLSHDVPVVKTTRGGQATLHNPGQLVIYPLLSLKAMNITVRNFVEAMLEVSAQTLKNCNITIDSQKDGLFTSVGKICSAGFNIKNGKTSHGLAINVRNDLVEFSKIRACGVTNSPMDRVSHYDPDMTPENLFEIWKNEFLKSVPGTFCGSGASAKGTGYRLD, encoded by the coding sequence GTGCAGATTCCAGCTCAATTTCATGAATTCAACCCCCCGAGATTTTTATGGCTCGGCACAGTAGACTACAGCGTAGCGATGGAGCTCCAGCAGTCCTATTTAAAGGCAGAAAATGCGGATCAGCTGCCGATCATATTAGGACTCGAGCACCCATCGGTGATCACGCTGGGAGTCCGCGGATCCGCGGATGATGTTCTCTCTCATGACGTACCTGTTGTTAAAACAACAAGAGGTGGACAAGCGACACTTCATAATCCGGGACAACTGGTGATTTATCCACTCTTGTCGTTAAAAGCGATGAACATCACGGTCAGAAATTTTGTAGAGGCAATGCTTGAAGTCTCTGCACAAACTCTTAAAAACTGTAACATAACAATTGATTCGCAAAAAGATGGTCTTTTCACATCCGTTGGAAAAATCTGTTCGGCCGGATTTAATATTAAAAACGGAAAAACAAGTCACGGCTTGGCCATTAACGTACGCAATGACCTTGTTGAATTTTCTAAAATTCGCGCCTGTGGCGTGACGAATTCTCCAATGGATCGTGTGAGCCATTACGACCCAGACATGACGCCCGAAAACCTTTTCGAAATCTGGAAAAATGAATTCTTAAAATCGGTACCCGGTACCTTTTGCGGAAGCGGTGCTTCCGCAAAAGGTACCGGGTACCGATTAGATTAA
- a CDS encoding alpha/beta hydrolase, which translates to MMKRQWILIRGLGREQAHWEDFKQQLQIRDPESEVLGLDLPGAGKFYRLSSPMTIHGIAEFVHSQLPERKSGQKRILVAISLGGMVASEMVYLHPEDYDGMVLINSSFKNFSGIFQRLQTEALIHFYKAATAHSPVAREREILNMVSQLPSERKDEVAKKWAQIALERPVSAMNFFKQLAAAAIYEAPEQKPKVPVLVLTSEADNMVSFRCSKTIARHWEVPIEIHESAGHEMALDAPDWVIEKILKHFKT; encoded by the coding sequence ATGATGAAGCGTCAGTGGATTCTGATTCGAGGATTAGGTCGCGAGCAAGCACATTGGGAAGACTTTAAACAGCAGCTTCAAATTAGGGATCCCGAATCGGAAGTCTTGGGTTTAGATTTGCCAGGCGCTGGAAAATTTTATCGTCTTTCGAGTCCGATGACCATTCATGGGATTGCAGAGTTTGTGCACTCTCAATTGCCCGAAAGAAAGAGTGGCCAAAAGAGAATTCTCGTGGCCATTTCCCTCGGAGGAATGGTCGCTAGCGAAATGGTTTATCTCCATCCAGAAGATTATGACGGAATGGTTCTTATCAATTCGAGTTTTAAAAATTTCTCGGGAATCTTTCAACGTTTGCAGACAGAGGCGCTCATCCATTTTTATAAAGCAGCGACGGCGCACAGTCCGGTGGCCCGCGAACGCGAGATCCTCAATATGGTGAGCCAACTCCCGTCGGAACGAAAAGACGAGGTTGCAAAAAAGTGGGCTCAGATCGCTCTTGAGCGTCCCGTGTCAGCGATGAATTTCTTTAAACAGCTTGCGGCGGCCGCCATTTACGAAGCGCCAGAGCAGAAGCCGAAAGTGCCGGTGTTGGTGTTAACATCCGAAGCGGACAATATGGTGAGTTTTCGTTGCTCGAAGACCATCGCCCGCCACTGGGAGGTTCCTATTGAAATCCATGAGTCCGCAGGACATGAGATGGCCTTAGATGCTCCCGACTGGGTGATCGAAAAGATACTTAAACATTTTAAGACTTAA
- a CDS encoding DUF2817 domain-containing protein: protein MNLPLKDREPIYKRLPELKDLEEVIAQLAPYAKIETLTSLPYKGFEFPLYSISMGSEDLTKPCLLLTGGVHGLERIGSQVLISVLRSMARSFMWDEHFQNTLANCRIIFIPIMNPVGMYRMSRSNGNDVDLMRNSPVESEEKSQFLYGGHRISPRLPFFRGSNDFMEIENQALWRLVREKVFPSKVTIALDVHSGFGIKDRLWFPWAYSKKPFPYLTQMHALKELMDNTYQHHVYTIEPQAQQYTTHGDVWDYFLMEFEKTKQPEQIFVPLTLEMGSWVWIRKNPLQIFNPLGIFNPMSPHRARRMLRRHKNLVEFLIRAVSSPKRWTNLTSEEQKNHLQAAMTAWYQGKAS from the coding sequence ATGAATCTTCCGTTAAAAGACCGAGAGCCGATTTATAAACGATTACCAGAGCTCAAGGATCTTGAAGAGGTCATCGCACAGCTGGCGCCTTACGCTAAAATCGAAACGCTGACATCGCTCCCTTACAAGGGCTTCGAGTTCCCTTTGTATTCGATCAGTATGGGAAGTGAGGATCTGACCAAGCCGTGCTTATTGCTCACCGGTGGAGTTCACGGTCTCGAGCGCATTGGATCGCAGGTTTTAATATCGGTTTTACGCTCCATGGCTCGATCGTTCATGTGGGACGAGCATTTTCAGAACACACTTGCGAACTGTCGTATTATTTTTATTCCGATTATGAATCCTGTGGGCATGTATCGTATGTCGCGAAGTAATGGGAACGATGTGGATTTGATGCGGAATTCGCCGGTGGAGTCCGAGGAAAAATCTCAGTTTCTCTATGGGGGGCATCGAATCTCTCCTCGATTGCCTTTTTTTCGAGGCAGTAATGACTTTATGGAGATCGAGAATCAAGCGCTTTGGCGTCTGGTCCGAGAAAAAGTTTTTCCTTCCAAGGTGACCATTGCGTTGGACGTGCACTCCGGCTTTGGAATTAAAGATCGTCTGTGGTTTCCTTGGGCGTACTCAAAAAAACCATTCCCCTATCTCACTCAGATGCATGCTCTTAAAGAATTGATGGACAATACTTATCAGCATCACGTTTACACTATTGAGCCTCAAGCTCAACAGTACACCACCCACGGTGATGTTTGGGATTATTTCCTTATGGAATTCGAAAAAACGAAACAGCCCGAGCAAATTTTTGTTCCACTCACTTTGGAAATGGGCTCTTGGGTTTGGATTCGCAAAAACCCATTACAAATTTTTAATCCTCTGGGAATCTTTAATCCGATGAGTCCTCACCGCGCCCGACGAATGCTTCGTCGGCACAAGAACTTGGTTGAATTTTTAATTCGCGCCGTTTCTTCGCCAAAACGATGGACCAATTTGACCAGCGAAGAGCAAAAGAATCATCTCCAGGCCGCGATGACAGCTTGGTACCAAGGAAAAGCATCATGA